Proteins encoded by one window of Mus musculus strain C57BL/6J chromosome 10, GRCm38.p6 C57BL/6J:
- the Sgk1 gene encoding serine/threonine-protein kinase Sgk1 isoform e (isoform e is encoded by transcript variant 6) translates to MTVKAEAARSTLTYSRMRGMVAILIAFMKQRRMGLNDFIQKIASNTYACKHAEVQSILKMSHPQEPELMNANPSPPPSPSQQINLGPSSNPHAKPSDFHFLKVIGKGSFGKVLLARHKAEEVFYAVKVLQKKAILKKKEEKHIMSERNVLLKNVKHPFLVGLHFSFQTADKLYFVLDYINGGELFYHLQRERCFLEPRARFYAAEIASALGYLHSLNIVYRDLKPENILLDSQGHIVLTDFGLCKENIEHNGTTSTFCGTPEYLAPEVLHKQPYDRTVDWWCLGAVLYEMLYGLPPFYSRNTAEMYDNILNKPLQLKPNITNSARHLLEGLLQKDRTKRLGAKDDFMEIKSHIFFSLINWDDLINKKITPPFNPNVSGPSDLRHFDPEFTEEPVPSSIGRSPDSILVTASVKEAAEAFLGFSYAPPVDSFL, encoded by the exons ATGACCGTCAAAGCCGAGGCTGCTCGAAGCACCCTTACCTACTCCAGAATGAGGGGAATGGTAGCGATTCTCATCG CTTTTATGAAACAGAGAAGGATGGGCCTGAACGATTTTATTCAGAAGATTGCCAGCAACACCTATGCATGCAAACA CGCTGAAGTTCAGTCCATTTTGAAAATGTCCCATCCTCAGGAGCCGGAGCTTATGAACGCTAACCCCTCTCCTCCG CCAAGTCCCTCTCAACAAATCAACCTGGGTCCGTCCTCCAACCCTCACGCCAAACCCTCCGACTTTCACTTCTTGAAAGTGATCGGAAAGGGCAGTTTTGGAAAG GTTCTTCTGGCTAGGCACAAGGCAGAAGAAGTATTCTATGCAGTCAAAGTTTTACAGAAGAAAGCCATCCTGAAGAAGAAAGAG GAGAAGCATATTATGTCAGAGCGGAATGTTCTGTTGAAGAATGTGAAGCACCCTTTCCTGGTGGGCCTTCACTTCTCATTCCAGACCGCTGACAAGCTCTACTTTGTCCTGGACTACATTAATGGTGGAGAG CTGTTCTACCATCTCCAGAGGGAGCGCTGCTTCCTGGAACCACGGGCTCGATTCTACGCAGCTGAAATAGCCAGTGCCCTGGGCTATCTGCACTCCCTAAACATCGTTTATAG AGACTTAAAACCTGAGAATATTCTCCTAGACTCCCAGGGGCACATCGTCCTCACTGACTTTGGGCTCTGCAAAGAGAATATTGAGCATAACGGGACAACATCTACCTTCTGTGGCACGCCTGAG TATCTGGCTCCTGAGGTCCTCCATAAGCAGCCGTATGACCGGACGGTGGACTGGTGGTGTCTTGGGGCTGTCCTGTATGAGATGCTCTACGGCCTG CCCCCGTTTTATAGCCGGAACACGGCTGAGATGTACGACAATATTCTGAACAAGCCTCTCCAGTTGAAACCAAATATTACAAACTCGGCAAGGCACCTCCTGGAAGGCCTCCTGCAGAAGGACCGGACCAAGAGGCTGGGTGCCAAGGATGACTTT ATGGAGATTAAGAgtcatattttcttctctttaattaACTGGGATGATCTCATCAATAAGAAGATTACACCCCCATTTAACCCAAATGTG AGTGGGCCCAGTGACCTTCGGCACTTCGATCCCGAGTTTACCGAGGAGCCGGTCCCCAGCTCCATCGGCAGGTCCCCTGACAGCATCCTTGTCACGGCCAGTGTGAAGGAAGCAGCAGAAGCCTTCCTCGGCTTCTCCTATGCACCTCCTGTGGATTCCTTCCTCTGA
- the Sgk1 gene encoding serine/threonine-protein kinase Sgk1 isoform d (isoform d is encoded by transcript variant 5): protein MGEMQGALARARLESLLRPRHKKRAEAQKRSESVLLSGLAFMKQRRMGLNDFIQKIASNTYACKHAEVQSILKMSHPQEPELMNANPSPPPSPSQQINLGPSSNPHAKPSDFHFLKVIGKGSFGKVLLARHKAEEVFYAVKVLQKKAILKKKEEKHIMSERNVLLKNVKHPFLVGLHFSFQTADKLYFVLDYINGGELFYHLQRERCFLEPRARFYAAEIASALGYLHSLNIVYRDLKPENILLDSQGHIVLTDFGLCKENIEHNGTTSTFCGTPEYLAPEVLHKQPYDRTVDWWCLGAVLYEMLYGLPPFYSRNTAEMYDNILNKPLQLKPNITNSARHLLEGLLQKDRTKRLGAKDDFMEIKSHIFFSLINWDDLINKKITPPFNPNVSGPSDLRHFDPEFTEEPVPSSIGRSPDSILVTASVKEAAEAFLGFSYAPPVDSFL from the exons ATGGGCGAGATGCAGGGCGCGCTGGCTCGGGCTCGGCTCGAGTCCCTGCTCCGGCCCCGCCACAAAAAGCGGGCGGAGGCTCAGAAAAGGAGCGAGTCCGTCCTGCTGAGCGGACTGG CTTTTATGAAACAGAGAAGGATGGGCCTGAACGATTTTATTCAGAAGATTGCCAGCAACACCTATGCATGCAAACA CGCTGAAGTTCAGTCCATTTTGAAAATGTCCCATCCTCAGGAGCCGGAGCTTATGAACGCTAACCCCTCTCCTCCG CCAAGTCCCTCTCAACAAATCAACCTGGGTCCGTCCTCCAACCCTCACGCCAAACCCTCCGACTTTCACTTCTTGAAAGTGATCGGAAAGGGCAGTTTTGGAAAG GTTCTTCTGGCTAGGCACAAGGCAGAAGAAGTATTCTATGCAGTCAAAGTTTTACAGAAGAAAGCCATCCTGAAGAAGAAAGAG GAGAAGCATATTATGTCAGAGCGGAATGTTCTGTTGAAGAATGTGAAGCACCCTTTCCTGGTGGGCCTTCACTTCTCATTCCAGACCGCTGACAAGCTCTACTTTGTCCTGGACTACATTAATGGTGGAGAG CTGTTCTACCATCTCCAGAGGGAGCGCTGCTTCCTGGAACCACGGGCTCGATTCTACGCAGCTGAAATAGCCAGTGCCCTGGGCTATCTGCACTCCCTAAACATCGTTTATAG AGACTTAAAACCTGAGAATATTCTCCTAGACTCCCAGGGGCACATCGTCCTCACTGACTTTGGGCTCTGCAAAGAGAATATTGAGCATAACGGGACAACATCTACCTTCTGTGGCACGCCTGAG TATCTGGCTCCTGAGGTCCTCCATAAGCAGCCGTATGACCGGACGGTGGACTGGTGGTGTCTTGGGGCTGTCCTGTATGAGATGCTCTACGGCCTG CCCCCGTTTTATAGCCGGAACACGGCTGAGATGTACGACAATATTCTGAACAAGCCTCTCCAGTTGAAACCAAATATTACAAACTCGGCAAGGCACCTCCTGGAAGGCCTCCTGCAGAAGGACCGGACCAAGAGGCTGGGTGCCAAGGATGACTTT ATGGAGATTAAGAgtcatattttcttctctttaattaACTGGGATGATCTCATCAATAAGAAGATTACACCCCCATTTAACCCAAATGTG AGTGGGCCCAGTGACCTTCGGCACTTCGATCCCGAGTTTACCGAGGAGCCGGTCCCCAGCTCCATCGGCAGGTCCCCTGACAGCATCCTTGTCACGGCCAGTGTGAAGGAAGCAGCAGAAGCCTTCCTCGGCTTCTCCTATGCACCTCCTGTGGATTCCTTCCTCTGA
- the Sgk1 gene encoding serine/threonine-protein kinase Sgk1 isoform b (isoform b is encoded by transcript variant 2): MKQRRMGLNDFIQKIASNTYACKHAEVQSILKMSHPQEPELMNANPSPPPSPSQQINLGPSSNPHAKPSDFHFLKVIGKGSFGKVLLARHKAEEVFYAVKVLQKKAILKKKEEKHIMSERNVLLKNVKHPFLVGLHFSFQTADKLYFVLDYINGGELFYHLQRERCFLEPRARFYAAEIASALGYLHSLNIVYRDLKPENILLDSQGHIVLTDFGLCKENIEHNGTTSTFCGTPEYLAPEVLHKQPYDRTVDWWCLGAVLYEMLYGLPPFYSRNTAEMYDNILNKPLQLKPNITNSARHLLEGLLQKDRTKRLGAKDDFMEIKSHIFFSLINWDDLINKKITPPFNPNVSGPSDLRHFDPEFTEEPVPSSIGRSPDSILVTASVKEAAEAFLGFSYAPPVDSFL; this comes from the exons ATGAAACAGAGAAGGATGGGCCTGAACGATTTTATTCAGAAGATTGCCAGCAACACCTATGCATGCAAACA CGCTGAAGTTCAGTCCATTTTGAAAATGTCCCATCCTCAGGAGCCGGAGCTTATGAACGCTAACCCCTCTCCTCCG CCAAGTCCCTCTCAACAAATCAACCTGGGTCCGTCCTCCAACCCTCACGCCAAACCCTCCGACTTTCACTTCTTGAAAGTGATCGGAAAGGGCAGTTTTGGAAAG GTTCTTCTGGCTAGGCACAAGGCAGAAGAAGTATTCTATGCAGTCAAAGTTTTACAGAAGAAAGCCATCCTGAAGAAGAAAGAG GAGAAGCATATTATGTCAGAGCGGAATGTTCTGTTGAAGAATGTGAAGCACCCTTTCCTGGTGGGCCTTCACTTCTCATTCCAGACCGCTGACAAGCTCTACTTTGTCCTGGACTACATTAATGGTGGAGAG CTGTTCTACCATCTCCAGAGGGAGCGCTGCTTCCTGGAACCACGGGCTCGATTCTACGCAGCTGAAATAGCCAGTGCCCTGGGCTATCTGCACTCCCTAAACATCGTTTATAG AGACTTAAAACCTGAGAATATTCTCCTAGACTCCCAGGGGCACATCGTCCTCACTGACTTTGGGCTCTGCAAAGAGAATATTGAGCATAACGGGACAACATCTACCTTCTGTGGCACGCCTGAG TATCTGGCTCCTGAGGTCCTCCATAAGCAGCCGTATGACCGGACGGTGGACTGGTGGTGTCTTGGGGCTGTCCTGTATGAGATGCTCTACGGCCTG CCCCCGTTTTATAGCCGGAACACGGCTGAGATGTACGACAATATTCTGAACAAGCCTCTCCAGTTGAAACCAAATATTACAAACTCGGCAAGGCACCTCCTGGAAGGCCTCCTGCAGAAGGACCGGACCAAGAGGCTGGGTGCCAAGGATGACTTT ATGGAGATTAAGAgtcatattttcttctctttaattaACTGGGATGATCTCATCAATAAGAAGATTACACCCCCATTTAACCCAAATGTG AGTGGGCCCAGTGACCTTCGGCACTTCGATCCCGAGTTTACCGAGGAGCCGGTCCCCAGCTCCATCGGCAGGTCCCCTGACAGCATCCTTGTCACGGCCAGTGTGAAGGAAGCAGCAGAAGCCTTCCTCGGCTTCTCCTATGCACCTCCTGTGGATTCCTTCCTCTGA
- the Sgk1 gene encoding serine/threonine-protein kinase Sgk1 isoform c (isoform c is encoded by transcript variant 4) — MKEETLRSPWKAFMKQRRMGLNDFIQKIASNTYACKHAEVQSILKMSHPQEPELMNANPSPPPSPSQQINLGPSSNPHAKPSDFHFLKVIGKGSFGKVLLARHKAEEVFYAVKVLQKKAILKKKEEKHIMSERNVLLKNVKHPFLVGLHFSFQTADKLYFVLDYINGGELFYHLQRERCFLEPRARFYAAEIASALGYLHSLNIVYRDLKPENILLDSQGHIVLTDFGLCKENIEHNGTTSTFCGTPEYLAPEVLHKQPYDRTVDWWCLGAVLYEMLYGLPPFYSRNTAEMYDNILNKPLQLKPNITNSARHLLEGLLQKDRTKRLGAKDDFMEIKSHIFFSLINWDDLINKKITPPFNPNVSGPSDLRHFDPEFTEEPVPSSIGRSPDSILVTASVKEAAEAFLGFSYAPPVDSFL; from the exons ATGAAAGAGGAGACCTTAAGATCCCCTTGGAAAG CTTTTATGAAACAGAGAAGGATGGGCCTGAACGATTTTATTCAGAAGATTGCCAGCAACACCTATGCATGCAAACA CGCTGAAGTTCAGTCCATTTTGAAAATGTCCCATCCTCAGGAGCCGGAGCTTATGAACGCTAACCCCTCTCCTCCG CCAAGTCCCTCTCAACAAATCAACCTGGGTCCGTCCTCCAACCCTCACGCCAAACCCTCCGACTTTCACTTCTTGAAAGTGATCGGAAAGGGCAGTTTTGGAAAG GTTCTTCTGGCTAGGCACAAGGCAGAAGAAGTATTCTATGCAGTCAAAGTTTTACAGAAGAAAGCCATCCTGAAGAAGAAAGAG GAGAAGCATATTATGTCAGAGCGGAATGTTCTGTTGAAGAATGTGAAGCACCCTTTCCTGGTGGGCCTTCACTTCTCATTCCAGACCGCTGACAAGCTCTACTTTGTCCTGGACTACATTAATGGTGGAGAG CTGTTCTACCATCTCCAGAGGGAGCGCTGCTTCCTGGAACCACGGGCTCGATTCTACGCAGCTGAAATAGCCAGTGCCCTGGGCTATCTGCACTCCCTAAACATCGTTTATAG AGACTTAAAACCTGAGAATATTCTCCTAGACTCCCAGGGGCACATCGTCCTCACTGACTTTGGGCTCTGCAAAGAGAATATTGAGCATAACGGGACAACATCTACCTTCTGTGGCACGCCTGAG TATCTGGCTCCTGAGGTCCTCCATAAGCAGCCGTATGACCGGACGGTGGACTGGTGGTGTCTTGGGGCTGTCCTGTATGAGATGCTCTACGGCCTG CCCCCGTTTTATAGCCGGAACACGGCTGAGATGTACGACAATATTCTGAACAAGCCTCTCCAGTTGAAACCAAATATTACAAACTCGGCAAGGCACCTCCTGGAAGGCCTCCTGCAGAAGGACCGGACCAAGAGGCTGGGTGCCAAGGATGACTTT ATGGAGATTAAGAgtcatattttcttctctttaattaACTGGGATGATCTCATCAATAAGAAGATTACACCCCCATTTAACCCAAATGTG AGTGGGCCCAGTGACCTTCGGCACTTCGATCCCGAGTTTACCGAGGAGCCGGTCCCCAGCTCCATCGGCAGGTCCCCTGACAGCATCCTTGTCACGGCCAGTGTGAAGGAAGCAGCAGAAGCCTTCCTCGGCTTCTCCTATGCACCTCCTGTGGATTCCTTCCTCTGA